Part of the Catellatospora citrea genome is shown below.
TCCGACGACGTGGTCGACGGCGAGCTCGTGGACGGCGAGCCGGAGCACCGCCACGACCAGGACGGCGTCGTACCCGCCGAGCATGACGCCGACGGCGAGCCGGTCGAGGCGGTGGACCTCGACGGCTTCGGTGGCACCACCGAGGGCGGCCACGACGTCGCCACCCCCGCGACGACGACGAGACTCCGGCCCTGGACGACGTGGCCGACGACGAGCCCGTCGCCACCGACGACCCCGCCCACCCCGAGGCCCACCTCGGCGAGGACCCGGCCGACCGCGCCGACCCGCCCGCCGACGAGGTGCCGGACGAGACGGTGGCGCAGGCCCTCGACGGCGACGCCGAGCCGGTGGACACGGAGCCGGTCGACACCGAGACCAGGACGCTCGACGACCTGGCCGACGTGGAGGTGCCCGCCGACGACGCACTCGCCGACGCCGCGGACCGCCCGGTGGAGGCGCGCGACGACGACGTCCTGGCCCCGGACGGCACTCCCGCCGACGAACCCACCCCGGCCGACCTGGCGGTCGAGGACATGACCACGCCGGACGCGACCGCCTACGACGAGTCGGCCGACGCACCGGACCACACCGACGTCCCGGCGGACAGCGCTGTGGCGACTGACGCCGTAGACCTTCCCGCCGAGGACGCGGCGCCGGTCGTGGGCGGCCCGGACGCCGTCGACCCGCCGGTGACCGCGCCCGCAGGCGTCGACGCGCTGGTGGCGGCCGCGTCGCTGTGGCCGGTGGCGGCCGCCGAGGACCTGCGTACCCGGTGGCAGGCCGCGCAGCTGCGGTTCGTCGACGACCCGCCCGCGGTCGCCGCGGACCTGCGGGACCTGGTCGGCGAATCGGTGCGCACGCTGCAGGAGTCGCTGGCCGACCGGCAGCGCGAGCTGGACGACGCGTTCGACGAGGCCGGTACGGACACCGAACGGCTGCGCCTGGCCGTGCAGCGCTACCGCGACTTCCACCAGCAGCTGCTGGAACGGTAGAGAACTCCCGGCGGCCGCCGACTGCCTGCCACGCATCTCCGGCTGCCGCCGGGCTCGTACTGCGGGACGCCCCACCTCGGGGGGCGTCCCGCAGTACGCCGTCACGGCGTAGGAGCGTCCTTCACCGTCTTCCCGTCGACCTGGACCTTGCCGGTGCAACCCATCACTAGCGGCGCGGCGTGGACGTACAGCTCGTACCGGTCGGCGGTGTAACGCACCGGGAAGTGCTCCTTGGCCCAGACCCTGACCTCGGGGTGCTTGCCGATGCGGCGTGGCCGGGCGAACAGCACCCCGTCGGCGGCGGTCGCCGCGGCGGTGATCTCGGCGTCGGTGAGCCAGCCGGAGTCGATACGCACGTGCGAGGTGTCCACCAGCCACGGCGGTGTACGCAGCCCCGCGCGGGCCAGCATCGCCTGGTCGTCGGAGACGAGCACCACGTCGCGGGGCAGGCCGCGCAGGCACGCCTCGACGGAGGTGTCGGTCAGCACCGGCGCGACGGTGGTGTGCGTGGTGTACCAGGCTCCCGCGACGATCGCGACCACCACGGCGACGCCGCCGGCCCAGCGCCGCCGCGGCCCGGTGACCCGCAGCACCGCCCGGCGCGCCACGGCCCACAGCGCGGCCACGCCCAGCACGATCAGCGCACCCGCGGGCGCGACGAACAGCAGCACGTGGTGCTTGAACACGGGATGGTGCAGGTACCCGTACGGCACGATAGTCGCCGCCCACACCGCGATCGCCGCGACGTCGGCCCGGCCGCCCGCCCGGCCCGGCAGGCCCAGTGCGAGCAGCCCGCCGACGCCCGCGGCGATGAAGTACGGCAGACCCCAGTCACCGGTGTTGTCGATCATCCCGATGACGTCGGGAGAGTTGACCGACTCCGCCGCACGCAGGTGGAACGCGAACACCTGGTCCCAGGCCGCCCGGCCGGGACGGATGACCAGCATCGCGACGGCGGCCGCGGCCGCGAACCCGGCCAGCATGCATCCGGTCGCCGCCGCGGTGCGCCGCAGCCACGCCCACCACCCGGTGGTCCCGGTCGACACGGTCGTCAGCAGCACCAGCGCCAGCGCCGGCGCGACCACCACCGCGATCAGCTTCACCAGCGCGGCCAGGCACAGCGCGGCCCCCGACCCGGCCCACCACCACCAGCGGGCCGGCCGGCCCGCGCTGCGGGCGCGCATGGCCAGGCAGAGCGCGACCCCGCCCAGCGCCGCGGCGGGCAGGTCCGCGCCGAACTGGAAGCTGTAGCGCTGCAGCAGCGGGAATGCGACCACGGCTAGCGCGGCGAGCATCCCGGCCCGCGGCCCGCGCAGCAGCGCCGTCATCCCGGCCGCGGTGGCCGCGAGCAGCGCCGCGAACCCGGTCATCAGCAGCCGCGCGGTGGTCTCCCCGTCGACCGCGCCCAGCAGCGCGAACGGCTGGGCGACCAGCCACGGGAACAGCGGCGGCTGCGCGTGGAACACCTCCGTGTACGGCCGTGCGCCGTCGGCGATGGCCAGCGCCGTCTGCCAGTACACGCCGTCGTCGTAGTCCAGGACCTGGGCCCGGCTGGTGGCGGCGCGGTAGGCGAACGTCCACGCCGCGGCTGCGGCGACCGCGGCCCACAGCAGTGCGTCGCGCACCACGGTCAAACGCAAAGTGACGGTGGCACCTGTCATCGTGTTCCGTCCTGGATCCAGGCAGCAGAGCACCACGCGTCGGCGTCGACGCGTGGCGGGGGCCCGCAGAAGCTAACACCGCCAATGGTGACCATGTAGCACCAAAGGCTTGTGTCGTGTATATCGGGCACATCGTCACACCGCGACGGACTCTCACCACGACCCGCTCGCCCGACCTCGGTGCAGGTCGGCGACGCCTCGGACGGAGCTTGGCGTCAACCGGAGTTGACACGGAGCGTTCTGTCAACCTACATTGACACCATGAGCGACGCGACAAAACTCGCCGCCGCAGCCGGCAGCGCCGACCCCGGCGTCGGCCTGCGCGCCGTGCTCGCCCTGCGCCGGCTGCTCGAAACCCTCGAGACGCTGCAGGTCGGCAACGCCCGCAAAGCAGGCTGGTCCTGGCAGGAGATCGCCGACGCCCTCGAAGTCAGCCGACAGGCCGTACACAAGAAACACGCCGGCCGCTGGCCCGGACCGGACCGACGGGAGAAGTGATGTTCGAACGATTCACCACCGCCGCACGCGACGTCGTCAGAGGCGCCCAGGACGAAGCCCGCCACTGCGGCCAGCAGCACTACCTCGGCACCGAACACCTGCTGCTCGGCCTGCTCCGCCCCACCAGCGGCATCCCGTACGACCTGCTCACCGACGCCGGTCTCGACCACGACCAGGTCACCGCCGCCATCAGCCGCCACCTCGGCACCGCCGAACCCTTCGGCGCCGCCGACGCCGCCGCCCTCCAGGCCATCGGCATCGACCTCGACGCCGTACGCGCCAAACTCGAGGAGACCTTCGGCCCCGGCGCCCTCAACCAGGTCACCCCACCACCCCGGCGCGGCCTGTTCCGCCGCCGCCCCCACGTCGCCGTCAGCGAAGGCCGCCACATCCCCTTCACCCCGCGCAGCAAAGTCGTGCTCGAACTGTCCCTACGCGAAGCCCTGCGCCTCAAGCACAAGTACATCGGCACCGAACACATCCTGCTCGGCATGATCCGCGAAGGCCGAGGGCTCGCCGCCCTGATCATGACCGAAGCCGGCATCGACCTCGACGACCTGCGCCGCCGCACCGAACAGGCCATCGCCGCGCGCGCCTGACCGCCCACGCGGCCGGGGGAGCAGACCCCGGCCGCGCCGACTTGACCTGGAGCGCACTCCAGCACCTACGCTGATTTCCATGATCGACTCCTGCCGGGCCGGCGCAGGAGTCCCGACCAGGGGAGAAGCACCACCATGCGCTACCGCGCCCTAGGCCTCACCGGCATCGAAGTCAGCACCTACTGCCTCGGCACCATGATGCTCGGCAGCGTCGGCAACCCCGACCACGACGACTGCGCCCGCATCATCCACCACGCCCTCGACCACGGCGTCAACTTCATCGACACCGCCGACATGTACTCCGCCGGCGAATCCGAGACCATCGTCGGCAAAGCCCTGCACGGCCGTCGCGACGACGTCATCCTCGCCACCAAGGTGCACTTCCCGATGGGAGAAGGCCGTAACCGCGGCGGCAACAGCCGCCGCTGGATCCTCAAAGCCGTCGAGGACAGCCTGCGCCGCCTGAACACCGACTGGATCGACCTCTACCAGATCCACCGACCCGACCACACCACCGACATCGAAGAGACCCTCGCCACCCTCGACGACCTCGTCCGCGCGGGAAAGATCCGCGCCTACGGCTGCTCCACCTTCCCCGCCGAGGAACTCGTCGAAGCCCACCACGCCGCCGAGCGCCGCGCCGTCGGCCGCTTCCGCACCGAACAACCCCCGTACTCCCTGCTCGCCCGCGGCATCGAAGCCGACATCCTGCCCGTCGCCCAGCGCTACGGCATGGGCGTACTCGTCTGGAGCCCGCTGGCCTCCGGCTTCCTGTCCGGCCGCATCGACCGCGCCACCGTCGACCTCACCACCGGCCGCGCCGCACTCACCCCGCACCGCTTCGACCCGGCCATCCCCGCCAACGCCGCCAAGTACGACGCCCTCGAACAACTCACCGCGCTCGCCGCCGAGATCGGCTGCACCCTGCCCGAACTCGCCCTCGCGTTCACCCAGGCTCACCCCGCGGTCACCGCGACCATCATCGGCCCGCGCACCATGGCCCACCTGGAAACCGCGCTCAAGGGAGCAGGGCTCGCCCTGGACGACGCCACGCTGGACCGCATCGACGAGATCGTCCCGCCCGGCGCCAACCTGTACCGCCCTGACGGCGCCTGGCGTCCACCGGCCCTGTCCGACAGCACGCTGCGCCGCCGCCCGCAGACCGACCGGGCCGCCGCCTGACCTCGGCTGACTTGAGATCATCACAGGCCGGGGGAGTGGTGTCGCTCCCTCGGCCTGTCGCCCGCTCCACCCCCGCCGGGACCACCGACACCAGCGACCGCTGGCAGGATGAGCGCCCATGACCCCATCCGACGTGTACGAGGAACGCTACGGACCGAACCCGAAGACGATCCTCGTCATCGCCGGCAGCTTGCTGTTCACCGCCGCCATGCTGCTGCTGCCGCTCGACGCGCTCACCCGCATCCTCGGCCTGGCCCTGTTCGGCGTCGGCGGCGTCGTCATGATCATCAGCACGTTCAGCCGCAAGGTCGCCCTGCGCGTCGACGCCACCGGCATCACCCTCGGCGGCTCGCCGCTGCGCTACGCCGCCACCACCGTCCACGTGCCCTGGGCCGAGGTGGAGGCGGTGGTGCTGTGGCGCCAGGCGGCGGCGCACCACCTGCCCTGGATCGGCGTGCTGCGACCGCACGCCGCACCGCCCCTGCGAGGCACACCCACCGGACCGGCCGGAAAGCTGATGGCCGGTTTCGGGTATGCCGTCTCCGGTGCGCCCGACCCGCGCCTGGTCGCCGCCGGCCGTGCCATCAACGGCTGGCGACTCGACCTCGACCGGCTCACCGCCGTCGTCCGCCGCCACGCGCCCGGCGTGGTCGTCCGCGACCTGAGATGACCCGCGCCAACGGCTCGCACCTGGCGGGGAGAGCGTGGGCATGATCCGGCCCATCGGTCGCGGACTGCCGCCGAGCCTCTAGTCTGCGTCCATGACGACCACCTACACCTGGCGCGGTGCGTTTGACAACACCGAGGTGGAGAGCCTGCACGCGGCCGGATTCGGCTACCAGCCGGCGGGCTACGACTGGCTGACGCAGGTCACGCGGCACAGCCTCGGCTGGGTCTGCGCCCGGAACAGCGAGCGGCTTGTCGGTTTCGTCAACGTCGCCTGGGACGGCAGTACGCATGCGTTCATTCTGGATACCGTCGTCGCGGCGGACATGCAGCGCCAGAGCATCGGCACCGGGCTGATCACTGCGGCCACGACGCACGCACGCGCCGCCGGCTGCCAGTGGCTGCATGTCGACTTCGAGGAGCATCTGCGCGACTTCTACTTCGACAGCTGTGGCTTCCGGTCGACCCCAGCGGGCCTCATCGAACTCTGATCGCCCTGGCTACTGGACATCGCCGCCGTACACGTCCTCGTCGGGGACCTCCGCCACGCCTTCGTCGTAGATGGCATCCATGAACTCGTCGTACGCCGTCTCCGGAACCTCCGGCCCGGCGAGCTGGTCCAGGTCCTCTTCCTCGAACTCGTCTTCGCCCCCAGCCGGTCGAGGGCCAGGGATGTGGCCGACTGCCACACCGGCCCCGGCCGACGCTGCACCGGTGCCCCCGGAGCGCTCCCACGCGGCTGTGTCCCTGTCGCCCCGCGGAGGCGTGAGCCACCGGCGGTAGAAACGGTCCTGTACGCCGGCCAGGAACGCGGCAGCAGCCGCCTCAGCGTCGCCCGTGGCCACGTAGACGTCCGCAACGCGGGTCATCGTGCCGGGGGAGAGCTTGAGCTGCTTGGCGGTGATCGTGCGGACCGCGCGGGCCGTGTCGTTC
Proteins encoded:
- a CDS encoding ArnT family glycosyltransferase — translated: MTGATVTLRLTVVRDALLWAAVAAAAAWTFAYRAATSRAQVLDYDDGVYWQTALAIADGARPYTEVFHAQPPLFPWLVAQPFALLGAVDGETTARLLMTGFAALLAATAAGMTALLRGPRAGMLAALAVVAFPLLQRYSFQFGADLPAAALGGVALCLAMRARSAGRPARWWWWAGSGAALCLAALVKLIAVVVAPALALVLLTTVSTGTTGWWAWLRRTAAATGCMLAGFAAAAAVAMLVIRPGRAAWDQVFAFHLRAAESVNSPDVIGMIDNTGDWGLPYFIAAGVGGLLALGLPGRAGGRADVAAIAVWAATIVPYGYLHHPVFKHHVLLFVAPAGALIVLGVAALWAVARRAVLRVTGPRRRWAGGVAVVVAIVAGAWYTTHTTVAPVLTDTSVEACLRGLPRDVVLVSDDQAMLARAGLRTPPWLVDTSHVRIDSGWLTDAEITAAATAADGVLFARPRRIGKHPEVRVWAKEHFPVRYTADRYELYVHAAPLVMGCTGKVQVDGKTVKDAPTP
- a CDS encoding HTH domain-containing protein, which encodes MSDATKLAAAAGSADPGVGLRAVLALRRLLETLETLQVGNARKAGWSWQEIADALEVSRQAVHKKHAGRWPGPDRREK
- a CDS encoding Clp protease N-terminal domain-containing protein, whose translation is MFERFTTAARDVVRGAQDEARHCGQQHYLGTEHLLLGLLRPTSGIPYDLLTDAGLDHDQVTAAISRHLGTAEPFGAADAAALQAIGIDLDAVRAKLEETFGPGALNQVTPPPRRGLFRRRPHVAVSEGRHIPFTPRSKVVLELSLREALRLKHKYIGTEHILLGMIREGRGLAALIMTEAGIDLDDLRRRTEQAIAARA
- a CDS encoding aldo/keto reductase, with product MRYRALGLTGIEVSTYCLGTMMLGSVGNPDHDDCARIIHHALDHGVNFIDTADMYSAGESETIVGKALHGRRDDVILATKVHFPMGEGRNRGGNSRRWILKAVEDSLRRLNTDWIDLYQIHRPDHTTDIEETLATLDDLVRAGKIRAYGCSTFPAEELVEAHHAAERRAVGRFRTEQPPYSLLARGIEADILPVAQRYGMGVLVWSPLASGFLSGRIDRATVDLTTGRAALTPHRFDPAIPANAAKYDALEQLTALAAEIGCTLPELALAFTQAHPAVTATIIGPRTMAHLETALKGAGLALDDATLDRIDEIVPPGANLYRPDGAWRPPALSDSTLRRRPQTDRAAA
- a CDS encoding GNAT family N-acetyltransferase — its product is MTTTYTWRGAFDNTEVESLHAAGFGYQPAGYDWLTQVTRHSLGWVCARNSERLVGFVNVAWDGSTHAFILDTVVAADMQRQSIGTGLITAATTHARAAGCQWLHVDFEEHLRDFYFDSCGFRSTPAGLIEL